The Apium graveolens cultivar Ventura chromosome 11, ASM990537v1, whole genome shotgun sequence genome has a window encoding:
- the LOC141697306 gene encoding putative serine/threonine-protein kinase PBL7: MGWFLCPGISKKKPKGQQQTIKNHQDQISSSSEKAKVNALIDGKKEASKEGGSGHIAAHTFTFRELAAATRNFRPDCLIGEGGFGRVYKGRLESTNQIVAIKQLDRNGLQGNREFLVEVLMLSLLHHSNLVNLIGYCADGDQRLLVYEYMTLGSLEDHLHDLPPDKRQLDWSTRMKIAAGAAKGLEYLHDKASPPVIYRDLKCSNILLDEEYNPKLSDFGLAKLGPVGDKTHVSTRVMGTYGYCAPEYAMTGQLTLKSDVYSFGVVLLEIITGRKAIDNSKAGGEHNLVAWARPLFKDRRKFSQMADPMLQGQYPVRGLYQALAVAAMCVQEQPTLRPLIADVVTALSYLASQKFDPECQAIRNSRSGSSTPRNRR; encoded by the exons ATGGGTTGGTTTCTCTGCCCTGGAATATCAAAGAAGAAACCCAAAGGACAACAACAGACTATTAAAAATCATCAAGATCAGATCTCATCATCTTCAG AAAAAGCAAAGGTAAATGCTTTGATTGATGGAAAAAAGGAAGCTTCAAAGGAGGGAGGCTCTGGCCATATAGCAGCGCACACATTCACATTTCGTGAGTTGGCAGCTGCAACTAGAAATTTTAGGCCAGATTGTCTTATAGGAGAAGGAGGTTTTGGCAGAGTATATAAGGGGCGCTTGGAGAGCACCAATCAG ATTGTGGCCATTAAGCAACTTGATCGAAATGGTTTGCAAGGAAACAGGGAATTTCTTGTCGAGGTATTAATGTTGAGCCTACTTCATCACTCTAACTTGGTGAATTTGATTGGATACTGTGCCGATGGAGATCAGAGACTTCTGGTTTACGAGTACATGACATTAGGATCACTGGAAGATCATTTACACG ATCTTCCTCCTGATAAAAGACAACTAGACTGGAGTACCAGAATGAAAATAGCTGCAGGTGCTGCAAAAGGCTTGGAATATCTGCATGATAAAGCAAGCCCCCCAGTTATTTATCGTGATTTAAAATGTTCCAACATTTTACTTGATGAAGAGTATAATCCTAAGTTATCAGATTTTGGCTTGGCCAAATTAGGTCCGGTGGGGGATAAGACTCATGTATCCACTAGAGTAATGGGAACTTATGGATATTGCGCACCAGAATATGCAATGACCGGTCAGCTTACACTGAAGTCAGATGTTTATAGTTTTGGAGTAGTTCTTTTGGAAATCATCACAGGCAGAAAAGCAATCGACAATTCAAAAGCTGGTGGAGAACACAACTTGGTTGCCTGG GCACGTCCATTGTTCAAGGATCGGAGGAAGTTTTCCCAGATGGCTGATCCAATGCTGCAAGGTCAATATCCAGTGAGGGGATTGTACCAAGCTCTTGCTGTTGCTGCAATGTGCGTTCAGGAACAGCCTACCCTACGGCCTCTAATAGCAGACGTAGTTACAGCTCTTTCTTATCTTGCTTCCCAAAAATTTGACCCCGAGTGCCAGGCAATTCGAAACTCTCGTTCAGGTTCCTCCACTCCTAGAAACAGAAGGTAA